The following proteins are co-located in the Escherichia fergusonii ATCC 35469 genome:
- the argE gene encoding acetylornithine deacetylase produces the protein MNNSVQELLAQLLAFDTTSRESNLAMIMMIRDFLDARGVTSQLFYDDTGCKANLYARIGPAGGGGVMLSGHTDVVPIDGQSWTVPPFALTERDGRFYGRGSADMKGFIACVLASLETFLVAPLRMPLHLAFSYDEEVGCLGVRSLVEHIGASAEKPALCIIGEPTEMQPVFGHKGKLAMRCRVNGHACHSAHAPEGVNAISYAAQLISHLDELGSVFSRRQDPRFTPCGATIQVGVIAGGTALNIVPQSCWFDFEIRYLPGTRPQDVTEALAAWAESQLLPSMRKVAKSSEIRFQQLSHYPGLLSDPQSSFARALAQWCDSTCFSTVAFGTEGGLFSEAGVPTLICGPGSMAQGHKADEYVSIAQIERCMTMLKNLCDWMCLDNKNYFDTN, from the coding sequence ATGAATAACTCAGTACAGGAGTTACTCGCGCAGTTGCTGGCTTTTGACACCACCAGCCGGGAATCAAACCTGGCAATGATAATGATGATTCGAGATTTCCTCGATGCTCGTGGTGTGACCTCGCAACTCTTTTATGATGATACGGGGTGTAAAGCAAATCTGTATGCGCGGATTGGACCGGCAGGAGGCGGAGGCGTCATGCTTTCAGGCCACACCGACGTAGTGCCAATAGATGGACAGTCATGGACAGTACCGCCCTTTGCCTTAACGGAACGTGATGGGCGTTTTTACGGACGCGGTAGTGCAGATATGAAAGGGTTTATTGCCTGTGTACTGGCATCACTGGAAACCTTTCTCGTTGCGCCATTGCGTATGCCACTTCACCTGGCATTTTCGTATGACGAAGAAGTGGGTTGCCTGGGAGTGCGCAGCCTCGTGGAGCATATCGGAGCATCCGCAGAAAAACCTGCACTATGCATTATCGGTGAGCCAACTGAAATGCAGCCGGTTTTTGGACATAAAGGTAAGTTGGCAATGCGCTGCCGTGTGAACGGTCACGCTTGCCACTCTGCCCATGCACCAGAGGGTGTTAACGCAATCAGTTATGCTGCCCAACTGATCAGCCATCTTGATGAACTGGGCAGTGTCTTTTCTCGCAGGCAAGATCCTCGTTTTACTCCTTGCGGTGCAACAATACAGGTTGGCGTTATTGCTGGCGGTACTGCCCTGAATATCGTGCCGCAAAGTTGTTGGTTTGATTTTGAGATTCGCTATCTGCCCGGAACGCGTCCGCAAGATGTCACCGAAGCCCTGGCGGCCTGGGCCGAAAGCCAGTTACTTCCGTCAATGCGTAAGGTTGCCAAAAGTTCCGAGATTCGTTTTCAGCAACTTAGCCATTACCCTGGTTTGCTGAGCGATCCGCAAAGCAGTTTTGCCAGAGCACTGGCGCAATGGTGTGACAGTACATGTTTCTCAACCGTAGCCTTTGGCACAGAAGGAGGATTGTTTAGTGAAGCGGGTGTGCCAACGCTCATCTGTGGGCCTGGAAGCATGGCACAAGGGCATAAAGCAGATGAATATGTCAGTATTGCGCAAATTGAGCGCTGCATGACAATGCTTAAAAATTTATGCGACTGGATGTGTCTGGATAATAAAAATTATTTTGATACAAATTAA
- a CDS encoding glutamate decarboxylase, with protein MAQKLLTDFRSELLDSRFGAKAISTVAESKHFPLHEIRDDIAYQIISDELFLDGNARQNLATFCQTWDDENVHKLMDLSINKNWIDKEEYPQSAAIDLRCVNMVADLWNAPKPKNGQAVGTNTIGSSEACMLGGMAMKWRWRKRMEAAGKPTDKPNLVCGPVQICWHKFARYWDVELREIPMRHGQLFMDPQRMIEACDENTIGVVPTFGVTYTGNYEFPQPLHDALDKFQADTGIDIDMHIDAASGGFLAPFVAPDIVWDFRLPRVKSISASGHKFGLAPLGCGWVIWRDEEALPKELIFNVDYLGGQIGTFAINFSRPAGQVIAQYYEFLRLGREGYTKVQNASYQVAAYLAREIARLGPYEFICTGRPDEGIPAVCFKLKDGEDPGYTLYDLSERLRLRGWQVPAFTLGGEATDIVVMRIMCRRGFEMDFAELLLEDYKASLKYLSDHPKLQGIAQQNSFKHT; from the coding sequence ATGGCTCAGAAGCTGTTAACAGATTTTCGCTCCGAACTACTCGATTCTCGTTTCGGCGCTAAAGCCATTTCGACCGTAGCGGAATCAAAACATTTCCCGCTGCATGAAATACGCGACGATATTGCCTATCAGATTATCAGCGACGAATTATTTCTCGACGGTAATGCCCGTCAAAACCTTGCAACATTTTGCCAGACCTGGGATGACGAAAATGTTCATAAACTGATGGACTTATCGATCAATAAAAACTGGATCGATAAAGAAGAATACCCACAATCAGCCGCTATCGACCTGCGTTGCGTCAACATGGTTGCCGACCTGTGGAATGCGCCAAAACCTAAAAATGGCCAGGCAGTTGGTACTAACACCATCGGTTCTTCCGAAGCCTGTATGCTGGGCGGGATGGCAATGAAATGGCGCTGGCGTAAACGTATGGAAGCCGCCGGAAAACCAACCGATAAACCAAACCTGGTCTGCGGCCCGGTACAGATTTGCTGGCACAAATTCGCCCGTTACTGGGATGTCGAATTACGCGAAATTCCTATGCGCCACGGCCAGTTGTTTATGGATCCACAACGCATGATTGAAGCGTGCGACGAAAACACCATCGGTGTGGTGCCGACCTTTGGTGTGACTTACACCGGTAACTATGAGTTCCCGCAGCCACTGCACGATGCACTGGACAAATTCCAGGCAGATACCGGTATCGACATTGATATGCATATTGATGCCGCCAGTGGTGGCTTCCTGGCTCCGTTTGTTGCCCCGGATATCGTCTGGGACTTCCGCCTGCCGCGTGTGAAATCAATCAGCGCTTCTGGTCACAAATTCGGCCTTGCTCCGCTGGGCTGCGGCTGGGTTATCTGGCGTGATGAAGAAGCATTGCCGAAAGAACTGATCTTCAACGTTGACTATCTCGGTGGTCAAATCGGTACTTTCGCCATCAACTTCTCCCGCCCGGCAGGCCAGGTTATTGCTCAGTATTACGAGTTCCTGCGCCTGGGTCGTGAAGGCTATACCAAAGTTCAGAATGCCTCTTATCAGGTGGCGGCTTATCTGGCACGGGAAATCGCACGGTTAGGGCCGTATGAATTTATTTGTACCGGTCGCCCGGACGAAGGTATTCCTGCGGTGTGCTTCAAACTGAAAGATGGGGAAGATCCAGGTTACACCCTGTATGACCTCTCTGAACGTCTGCGCTTGCGTGGCTGGCAAGTTCCGGCCTTTACCCTTGGCGGTGAAGCCACTGATATCGTAGTAATGCGTATTATGTGCCGCCGTGGCTTCGAAATGGACTTCGCTGAATTACTGCTGGAAGACTATAAAGCTTCTCTGAAATATCTCAGCGATCATCCGAAATTACAGGGCATTGCGCAGCAAAATAGCTTTAAACATACCTGA